The segment TTATATATAATTGCTGCTTATACTCCCCTTTTTATCCTGCTGGTAAAAGCAGAACAAAAAAAGACAATCTTAAATAGAATCATTCTTCTACTTAAGATTGTCTTTTCTTTGATAAACAAAGGGAAAACTATCTTTAGTCTTTATATTTCGGCGTTTCACTCAGATAAATCCAAGCAAAAATCCAATATTTTATTTCAAGACAATATTTGTAAAGGCAAATTGAGTGAATGAATCATAATCTCTTAATATAGCTTCTATATTCCAACCGGTTTGTTCCTCGACCTGAGTTCTAAACTTTTTCTTGAACAACAGAGACAGATGAAAGTCCACTTCAAGCTTTAAGCTTGGTACCTCACCTTCTAATGCAGCAGATCTAGAAGCTCTCGGATGCTTGGCTTGCAAGGTTATTATGTTTTGATCGATTGTTACCTTTAGCAAAGTGGTGCCAGCACCAAATAAATCTTTTGATACTTTATTATAGATTTGAGAAAGCAATCTCTTCATTTCATTCGAATCTATGATAATCACCTGCCAAACAATTTATATCTGTATTATACATACCTTTTTATCCTCTGACAATAGAATGTGCGTATTTTAATTAAAAAAATATAAAAAAATAGATACAAACATAAACTTTTAAGTCAAAATACGAACTATCCAAGCTGAAGCTTTGTTATTATACACATTGAGATACTAGAAAAAAGCACTCTTAGTCGTATATTTTATCCTGTATCCTGTAAAAATACGAGGTACTTGTCAGATTATCTGACCTTATTCCTTTGCACCTGGTCCATTTTAATATTGTTACATCATATCATTATTAAATTATTTAGAAAATTACTTTTTTCAAAAAAAAGCAGGATTCTTTGGAATCCTGCTCTTTAGACAGAATGAACTACTTAAAGGATAGTTTCCCACTAACCCAATAAGAGTCACACCTATCTGCTTCAACCCGAAACAATTTTAATTTTATGTTTCTATTATTTGTCTGCTTTAAGTCTTATTTTTCTTCCTGTCTAATCTTCTCGATTTCGTCTGCTACGAATTGCACTTGTGTACCAACGATTACTTGAATGCTTGTCGGTCCGACAATATTGATTCCCGGCACGCCTGTAGCTTTGATTTTGCTTTGATTAACTGTATTCATATCTTTCACTTCAATTCTTAACCTTGTTACACAGTTATCAACAGATGCGACATTTGCATCTCCGCCCAAGCCCTCGTAAATTTCTGACGCCATAACAGCAAACTTATTGTCATTATTTATTGGTGCTGTAGCAACCGCTTCTTCTGCTGTTTCTTCTTCTCGTCCTGGTGTGGACAAATTAAACTTCGTGATAAGAAAACGGAACAGTGTGTAATAGATACAAGCGAAAACTAAACCTTGAACAATCAGCATATACGGTTTGTTTGCAAGTGGCAGTCTTGAGCTTAAGATAAAGTCAATTAAACCTCCACTGAAGGAAAAACCTGCAGTCCAATGGAAGGCAGCCGCAATTGCCAAGGAGAAGCCAGTAAGCACTGCATGAACTAAATAAAGTCCAGGTGCCGCGAACATAAAGGCAAACTCAATTGGTTCTGTCACACCTGTTACGAATGCAGCAATACCTGCTGCCAGCATAAGGGACGCAATTTGCTTCTTTCTTTTTGTTTTTGCTGTATGGTACATTGCTAAAGCAGCTGCTGGCAAGCCGAACATCATCACAGGGAAGAATCCTGCTTGATACATGCCTGTTACACCTTTTTCTCCTTTACCATTCCAGAAGTTCCCTATATCATTAATTCCAGCTAAATCAAACCAGAATACGGCATTTAAAGCATGATGGAGACCTGTCGGGATAAGCAGCCTGTTGAAGAAACCATATAAACCAGCTCCAATTGCTCCCAATTTACTGATTTGTGTTCCAAATGATACTAAACCACTGTAAATAGCCGGCCATAAGAACAAGAGAATAACTGCAATTACTAGCATGCTGACAGCACTTAAAATCGGCACAAGTCTTTTTCCGCTGAAAAACGCAAAAGCGGCGGGAAGCTGCGTTTTACTGAACTTGTTATACATCACGGACGCAACAATACCGGAAAGCATCCCAATAAAGGCATTTTCAATTTTTGCGAATGCAACATTCACATCCTCCGGATTAATGCCTTGAAGCATTGCGACGGAATCTGTGGATAACAATGTTTTAATCACAAGAAAAGCAACTAAACCACTTAATGCAGCAGAACCGTCCTTGTCCTTAGATAACCCTAACGCCACCCCTACTGCAAACAAATATGGAATATTATCAAGAATGGAAGAACCTGCCTTGATTAGAAAAGCGGCAGTTGGACTGTCTGCTCCCCATCCTGAAGGGTCGATTGCATAACCTATCCCCATAAGTATCGCTGCCGCTGGCAATACAGCTACAGGCAGCATTAAAGCTCGACCAAGTTTTTGCAAATAAGCTTTCATCATTTTTTCCCCTTTAGTTTCTAATAAAAAATACTCTATATATAATGACTGTAGAAAAACCTTTCCTTTATATTTAAGGTCTCAATTCCTTCACATCATGGAAGTACTGTTGAATTGCTTTCTTTAAATGACCAGCAGAGCCTTCCAAAAATGTCTTTGCTTCCTTTGATGTGCTGCCTGTCAATAGAATAAAAGCAGCTGATTTCAGGTCATAATCTGTGTCCTCAAGAGCTGATCGCGCCTCTTCCTCTGTTGCAGCTGTCATGTTAATTAGCATCTGCACAGCTCTGTTTACAAGCTTTCTGTTAATCAGCTTCATATCTATCATTTCATTTTGATACGTTTTGCCAAGCTTTGTCATTGTTGCAGTCGAGAGCATATTCAAAATCATTTTTTGGGCAGTTCCTGCCTTAAGTCTTGTTGAACCCCTAATAACCTCTGGCCCTGTCGGCGCCTCAATTCCGATATCACAAATTGCTGTTAATGCAGTACTCTCGTTGTTGCTAACCCCAACTGTAAGTGCGCCAATGTCAGCTGCATACTCAGCTGCAGCAAGGACGAAAGGCGTAGAGCCGCTCGCAGTTACTCCAATCACAACATCTGCTTGCGTTAGGGAATGGCTTTTCAGAGCAGTAATGATCCAGCTATCGTCGTCTTCTGTTTCTTCAAGAGAATTCCACATCGCCTCATAGCCACCAGCAAGAAGGGGAACCCATCTGTTTTGCGCAATAGAAAAGGTCGGGACTAGTTCAACTGCATCAACGACAGCTAATCTCCCGCTCGTTCCTGCTCCTATAACAAAGCATCTGCCTCCAAGCTGCCATCTAGCAGCAATCGCCTCAACAGCATGACTTATTTGAGTAAGTGCCCCGCTGACTGCCCCTGCAACTGCTTCGTCTTCTTTGTTCATGAATTGGACAATCTCAAACGCAGACCATTCATCCAACCCAACACTATGAGGGTTTTGATGCTCGGTTCCTGTTAATTCGGTCATATTTTCACCTCTTCATATCGATGACAAATTTATAACGATCTCCTCTGTATATCGATTTAACATACTCAAACGCTTCACCGTTTTGTAAATAGCTGAACCTTTCGATTAGTAAAACAGGGTCGCCTTCTTCAATTTGCAAAATAGAGCATTCGCTTTTTTGAGCAAGTGATGACTCCAGTGTTTGTGTGGCATGACTGATTTGGAGATTCAGCTCATTTTCAATATATTCGTAAAGAGATGCATAAACAGTATCTTCTGTTAAGTCAGTGATGATATTTGCCGGTAAATAGGATATTTCAAGTGCCATTGGACTTTCATCTGCCAGCCTCAGCCGGCTTACTTCATATACCGGCACACCTTCTGCTATCTTCAGCTTTGCGGCAATATTCTTGTCAGAGCTTATTTGCTGGAAGGAAAGAATTTTCGTTAACGGCTTTAATCCCCTTGAACGCATATCCTCTGAAAAGCTCGTCAAACCAGAAAGGGGCTGCTCAACCTTTTGTTCTGCGACAAATGTTCCCTTTCCCCGCTTTCTAACTAAGATGCCTTCATTAACAAGATTATTAATTGCTTGACGGACAGTCATTCTGCTTATGTCATATTTCTCTGAGAATTCTCGTTCAGAGCTGATTGGGTCTCCTGGATTGAGTCCTTTCACAATCTCCTTGATTTCCATCTCCAGCTGAAAATAGATTGGAATATGGGAATCCTTAATAATCAACGGTTAACACTTCCTTCTTTTTCCTTCAATAACGCCAATGCTTCACTGTCTGCAATAATAGTTACATCAGGATGCTCCTTCAAAATAGAGGCAGGAATATCCTCTGTCACATCTGTTTTGAAGAGGTTATATAATATTGGTGCTTTCTTTGCCCCTGATGCCAGTAAAATGATTTTTTTGCTTTTCATAATAGTCGATATTCCCATTGAAATAGCGTGTGTTGGCACATCATCCTTATTCTCGAAATATCTTGCATTGGCTTCTCTTGTTGATGGATCCAATTCAACTACACCAGTCTTTGAGGAGAAGGGTGTTCCAGGTTCATTAAACCCAATATGGCCATTCTCGCCAATTCCAAGTACTTGAAGATCCACTCCGCCTAAATCTTCAATCAGTTGCTCATAATCCTTTGCATCTTGCTCATATGGCGGTGTTTCCGCCTTTGGAAGATGAATATTTTCTCGTTTAAGATTGATATGGTCGAACAGGTGCTGATCCATATAATAGGTATAGCTTTGATCACTGTTCTTTTCTAACCCGACATATTCATCTAAGTTAACTGTTTTAATGTTTTCATAAGATGTTGTATTTTGCTTATAGTCGTCTACAAGTCGTTTATAGGTTCCTGCAGGTGTTCCTCCTGTTGCCAAACCAATCACAGCCTCTGGCTTTTCCTTCACCAGATTAATTACAACCGCTGCTGCTTGCTCACTCATTTGTTCATAGTTATCAACTTCTATCCATCTCATTACAATGCACCTCCAGATTTTGTGGCAATTATTCCTTTGCATATTGTCAAGACCACTTCATTGTTTGCATTTAATACAACCAAGTCCGCGTCCTTTCCTGCTTTTATACTTCCTTTTTTATCTAAAACACCAATCTGCCTTGCTGGATTATAGGAACCCATTATAATGACATCCTCTAAGGAACAGCCTGTAAATGCCATCATATTAGTAAGGGCATCGTTCATTTTTAACGTGCTGCCAGCGAGGGCTCCACTTTCTAACAGAGCTTTTCCATCTTTAACAATCACCTTTTGGCCACCGAGTGAGGAAATTCCATCTTCAAGCCATTTTGCTCTCATGCTGTCAGTGATTAAGATAATTTTATCCTTCCCTTTTTGCTTAAACGTCAATTTGACGATTTCCGGATGAATATGAACTCCATCGACAATCATCTCTGTCGTCAGCTCATCATGAAGGAGCGCAGCACCTGCTGTACCAGGATCTCTATGATGGAAGCCTCTCATCCCATTATATAAATGGGTAACATGATTCACTCCCGCGTTGATAGCATCGACTACCTCCTCATATACAGCATCAGTATGCCCCATTGAAGCAACAATGCCATTTTCTTTTAAATAGGCTGCCAACTCTAGCCCATTTTCTTTTTCAGGCGCTAATGTTACTAGTCGAATATGGTCACAAGCTAGTGCATTCCATTTTTTGAAAAGCTCAATGTCTGCCGTCTTAATAGCATTTAGCGGCTGTGCGCCTGCTCTCTTTTCATTAATAAATGGGCCTTCAAGATGAATTCCAAGCATTTCTGCTTTACCTGGACTATTGTCAGTTTTCATATAGGAAGCAATGCTTTCTATAGCAGCTTCAATCTCTTCTTGCCCTTGTGTCATAGTTGTTGCCAAGAAGCTAGTCGTTCCTTCATACGGTAAAATCCTTGCGATTGTCCCTAGACCATCCTTTGACCCATCCATCGCATCAGCATCTTTTGCCCCATGAATATGAATATCAATCATTCCGGGAATGAGTTTGCTCCCCTTTGGAAAAGATATTGTCTGTACATTCTCTTTCTCCTCTTTCCAATCAGCAGTTTTCCCATAAGACTGGATGCTTCCTTGTTCGATAAGCAAGAAGCCGTCGTAAATAACTTCGTCTTCTGTATAAATGGTTAAGTCCTTAAGAAGTAAAGACTCGCCAGTACTCTTGATTGACATAACATAATCCCTTCTTACTTTCATTTATTTATAAACTATATAACTAGATGTCTATACCAGTTATCTTAAGATGTATTAATTCTAGCAAAAATCTGCAATATTGCTAGAATTTTGTTAGATTATTTGGTCCTTACCGGAAACCGCTTACAGACAAATTATAAATGAAAACTATTTACTTTGTCAATACAGCTTATAGTCTTTACTACCTTTTGGATTTTATTACTAAAATAAGCATAATTTCACGAAAAATGTATAGTTTTATATTAAATATTCAATAATGATACTACCCTTTTTAATCATTTAGAAACATAAATAAAACTATACAGAAAGCTTGGATGATAGATGAACCTTCTCTCTTTTGCTTTGAAAAATAAAAATGTCAGCGACTATGAAATTATTCAGCATCAAAGTAAAACAATTGATCCTCTTGTAACAGTAGTCACCCCTGTTTTCAACAATGCTGCAACAATTAAGAAAACAATCGATTCTGTTTTAAATCAAACATTAAGAGATCAAATTGAATATATTCTTGTAGACGATGGTTCAACAGACAAGACCCGGTCCATTCTCCTTGATTACAGCAGTAAACATCCAAATATAAAGCTTGCACTGCTAAAAAGGAATACTGGCACACCTGCTTTTCCTAGAAACTTAGGAATAGAGCTTGCTAGAGCTCCGTATATTTCGTTCCTTGATGCCGATGATTGGTTCGAATTATCAGGATTAGAGAAGCTTTATCGCGTGCTTGAGGAGACCGGCGATGATTATGTTGTCGGGAAAACGGTGAAAATACGGACGGATGGAACCTCTATTGTAGGCGAACACGAATCCAGCACAGAGCGGAGAAATGTTCCACCAGCCTCTATCCCCCATATTTTCCATCACTTAGGTCCAAGGGCAAGAATGATGAAAACAAGGATAATTAAAGATAATAACATCCAATTCCCTGCAATGAAGTTTGCAGAGGACAAGCAGTTCTTTATGGATGTATTGGCTTGCTGCAAAACCATCTCAACAACTAAAGAAGTCATCTACTATTTGAACAGGCAAAACGAAAATAATGGCTCCTTAACTTCACGCACAAATGTGCTCGACAAGATGAAATGCAATCAAAAGGTGATACGTTACTTTAAAGAAAAAGAGCTTGATTCTGACATTAAAAAGATGATATTGAACAGATTGTTCGAATTCGACTGCTTTACAGGCTTCATCAATCGCTATCATACGCTTAGAACAAATAGTCCGACATACAAACAAAAAGCCAATGACTATATGAAGAGAAAAGCCTATACTTGGACAATGAAAAAAACATTAAAAGCAGCAAATGATTTGGATTATGACATTACCGACCATTTCTTTAAACCGATTAACAAGGTGTGCTATGAGCTTTTTAAGAAGGGAAAATATAGCGAGATTGAAGAACTGTTTCGGTGGCATGCAAATGAAAAAATAAAGAGCTATCATTTTCTTGAAAATAAGGCCTTCTTTATAACACCATTGCAGGACCCTTATAAATATATCCAGATTCCAATGTATGCAGAGCTCACTGACTGCATTGTCGTTAATGACCATATCCAACTCCATATTAAAGCAGTTGGTGACAATTCTGTCTGCATAAATGAGCTTTTGCTTCGCAACAGGCAGTCGCAAGCCTCAGAATTTATCGTACAAGCCTCTGTGCAAAATAATGGTGAAGGCGTTTTGTCATTGCCGATAGATTGGATAAATTCTCTGCCGAAATCTGTTTATAATATTTACTTACGCTACAATGACTATCAAAAGGTCCAATTGCATATTCCGAAGCTAATGGAAAGCTTAAAAAGTGCGCAGCACAAAAACTGCCACTTGTATTCAACCATTAATCAGAACTTGGCATTGAAAGTTAAATAGTGTTAAAAACAGGAGCGTACAGCCTAGGATAAAACTGAACTATTCTATCGATGGTTCAGTTTTTTGTGTTTTGGGTTTAAATACTTAAATGAGAAACCATAGTGTAATGGAGCGGAGGACACTCGACTACTAAGGGAAATAGAGGAGGCTTTAGCTTCCTCCCCGCGGAAAACAAGTGTGTGTAGCGTAATGAAACGAATTAATTTTACAGCCATACTCTATTAAGAATCACATCTTAGTCTATTTTCTATTATCATTCAAATTTCGGCAGCCAATTTCCGTGTGCTTCTATTAAATCGTCACACATAGCAACAATATCATCCATTGACAGTTCTGCTGCTGTATGTGGATCAAGTAAGGCTGCTTGATATATATGTTCTCTTTTTCTTGAGACAGCAGCTTCAATAGTTAAAAGCTGTGTATTTATATTCGTTCTGTTTAATGCGGCCAGCTGTTCTGGAAGCTCCCCAATATAGCATGGCAATATTCCGTTTCTATCAACAAGACATGGTACCTCAACACATGCTTTTTCAGGCAGATTACTGATAAGCCCGCCAGTATTCAGAACGTTTCCGCCAAATTTAAAAGGTATATTTGTTTCAACTGCCTCAATGATTCGTGACCCATATTCATGGGAGCGCACATGTGTTAAATTGCTGTTATGTACAAGCTCCTCCCGCATTTTTTTCCAGTTTTCGATTTGCTGGACACAGCGACGAGGGTATTCATCTAACGGAATCTGAAATCGATCAATCAGTTCAGGATAACGGCTCTTTATAAAGTATGGATGATATTCGGCATTATGCTCTGATGACTCCGTTACATAATATCCGAATTTATCCATTAATTCGAATCGCACCATGTCTGTATGCTTTTCCAGCTGCTTTTCCTTCGCACGCCTTTTTATTTCTGGATAAAGGTCTTTCCCGTCTGCCTTTACCTCCAACAGCCAAGCCATATGGTTAATACCGGCAATTTTCTCCTCCACATTTTTGGCCTTTATCCCGAGTGACTTTAATAAATGTGATGTACAAACCTGAACACTGTGACAAAGCCCGACTGTTTTGACATTTGTGTAGCGCAGCATCGCTCCAGTAAGTGCTGCCATCGGATTAGTATAATTTAGAAACAATGCATCTGGACAAACCTCCTCCATGTCCGCAGCAAACTCAAGCATGACAGGAATTGTTCGTAAGCTCCGAAAAATACCGCCGATTCCAACAGTATCTGCGATTGTCTGGCGCAGTCCGTATTTCTTTGGAATCTCAAAGTCTATGACCGTACTTGGCTTATAGCCGCCAACTTGAATAGCATTTATGACATACTTTGCTCCTCTTAGTGCTTCCTTTCGGTTTGTGTACGCCTTTATAGTAACATGGCAATTATAATTATTTTTTAGATTGTTTAGCATATTCTCTGAATCCTTGAGCCGCACCTCATCAATATCAAACAGTGCAAATTCAAATCCCTCAAGGGCAGGTACCATCATACAATCTCCCAGAACATTTTTTGCAAATACAGTACTTCCTGCACCGATAAAAGTGATTTTAGACATATATTTCTCCCCTTTAATCGTTTATCATCCTGCTATTTTTTTGTTTACTCAATATGTTTCGATGTGCATGTTTGACATTCCAAGTCAGCCACAATGCTACTGTGCTTCCGAAGAAGAACAAGAAGAATCCGGCAAGCTGGCTGTATGCAGCAAAAATCGTGATACAGCCGATCATCATAACGGCACTCTGTACAATTCGTGTGATGCTCATAAACAGCATATCTCTTAACACTTCTTTTATTGTCCGTTTTTTTTCTACTAATAAAGGAAATAAATACGGCAGCATTATGAGATATACAAAGGTAATAGTCAGTAGAGTATATCTGAAAATGGCTAAAATAGTACTCTCAGCTTGGAAAAAAAACTGTAAATCGACGTACAGCAATATTCCTGCAAATAGAATAATTGCTCCAAGCAAATTCGCCTGTATGAAATATTCTTTAAACTTAGCGACAAACATCGAAAATATCGGACCGTCGTCTCCCCCATCCATCCATTGTCTAATTAAATAAAACATTGCTGCAGCAGCTGGAAAGAAGCCAAACAGAATAAGGCCGCCAAGTGTAAAGAGCATCCATAGTGCATTAACATAAAGCAAACGGTACACCCATATGCAAGCTTTCATCATTTTGTTGTTGATAAGATCACCTCATTAATGAATCAACCTTTAGAGCCAGTCAAAGCGATGCCTTCAATAATTTGTTTTTGCGCGAAAATGTACACAATGATAACAGGAATAATGGAGATTGTTGTACCAGCCATCATCAGTGACCAGTCTGTAAAATACAAGCCTTTAAACGTATTAAGAAGCAGTGGCACTGTGAATTTTTCAGGTGTCGTTAAATAAATCAACGGCTCTAAAAAGCTGTTCCAAATTCCCATAAAAGCAAATATCCCAAACGCAGCAAGCGCTGGCTTTATCAATGGCAAAATGATGCTGCGGTATATCCTAGCAGGGTTTGCTCCGTCAAGGACAGCTGCTTCAATCTGTTCATTCGGTATGCCTCTAATAAACTGTCGCAGCAAAAACACACCAAAGGCATTGAATAATCCAGCCGGAATGATTAAGGATAAATGCGTATCAATCCACCCAAATGCGTCCATAATCAGGTAAAGCGGGACCATCGTCACTTGCTTTGGAATCATCATTGTCGCCAAAAACAGGATGAACAGCAGATTAGAGCCGCGAAATCGCATTTTTGCAAATGCAAAGGCAGCCATCGAACAGGTCAGCAAGTTTAATAGGACAACGATTGCCGTTATATAGAAGCTATTAAAATATGCTTTTGCAAATGGCATTGCTGTTAAGGAATTAGGGTAGTTTTGGAAATTAACAGGATTCGGGAACCATTTTGGCGGCACAAGGAAAATTTGGGACATATCTTTAAGAGAACTGCTTATTGTCCAAAGGAAGGGAGCAACCATTAAAAATGCCCCAGCAATCAACACAAGATGGAGCAGGATGCGCAGCAATGAAATCTTTTTCTTTTTACGTAATGGAACAGCTGCTTGAGGGACTGGATTCACTGATGCGTCATTGATCTTCATAATGCACCCACCTTTTCGACATTTTAAATTGAATGAGCGTAAATACTAGAATAATGACAAACAACACCATTGCCGCTGCAGAGCTTATACCCATTTTGAAATCGACAAAGGCTGCTTCGTATATATGATATACAAATGTGTAGCTCGATTTAGCAGGACCGCCGCTTGTCATGACATAAGCCTGATCGAAAACCTGGAAGGAGGAAATGACAGCCATAATGGCAATAAAAAAGGTTGTCGGTGACAAAAGCGGCAATGTAATATGGCGAAGCTTCTGCCATTTTGTCGCCCCGTCTATCTCTGCTGCCTCATAGTAGGATTTAGAAATCCCTTGAAGACCTGCTAAGAAAATGACCATATTATGACCTAACCCCCACCATATGCTCAAAATCGCAATGGATGGCATTACCCAATTTGTATCTGTCAGCCACATTGGCCCTTGTATCCCAAAGTTTGCGAGAATTTGATTTAATATGCCGAAATCTCCATTTAAAATCCACATCCAGATAACTCCGATAGAAACAGAGCTTGTTACTACAGGCATAAAGTAAAAAAGTCGATAGAAGTTTTTCCCTTTGATTTTATTAAGAGCAACCGCTACTGATAAGGACAAAGCGATGCTGGCAGGAATGACTAAAATTGTATAATAGACCGTATTTCCTAAGGCTTTCCAAAAATCCGGATCCTGAAACTGATCTATATAATTGGCTAACCCTATAAATTCCTTTGCCCCAAATCCGTCCCATTTCATAAAGCTTAATGTCAATGTGAAAAGAACTGGTATTAATGAAAACAAAATTAATCCTATCAATTGTGGAGCTAAAAACGCATAGCCCCAAAGGTTTTGTCGGCCTCTCATCGCGTTCACCCACCTTTTTTAAGATAGAAGGTGAAGAATAACTCCTTCACCTTCGTTTTTATGTCATTCAGATTTATGCTCTGCAATCATTTCTTTTGCTTTTTTCGTTATTTTATCTACAGTAGTCTTGGCATCATCCTTGCCAAGGTACATAAGGTCCATGATGTCATTGACTTCTTTATCCAAGCCTGGGATTGTCGATTGGATTGCATTTGCAAAGCCTTTTTCCCTTGCTTCAATGATGTAGTTTACATGCTCTGGTACATTGGAGCTAGTGATGGCATCATCAATTCCGTTAATGGACGGAATCGCATTTCCAATACCGTTCAGGCGCTGCTCCTGCCCTACTTTAGATGTATAGTAAGAAACAAATTTCATCGCTGCTTCTTTATTTTTAGAATCTTTGTTTGCTGCAAGGTAAGCTGTCGGAA is part of the Niallia taxi genome and harbors:
- a CDS encoding carbohydrate ABC transporter permease; protein product: MRGRQNLWGYAFLAPQLIGLILFSLIPVLFTLTLSFMKWDGFGAKEFIGLANYIDQFQDPDFWKALGNTVYYTILVIPASIALSLSVAVALNKIKGKNFYRLFYFMPVVTSSVSIGVIWMWILNGDFGILNQILANFGIQGPMWLTDTNWVMPSIAILSIWWGLGHNMVIFLAGLQGISKSYYEAAEIDGATKWQKLRHITLPLLSPTTFFIAIMAVISSFQVFDQAYVMTSGGPAKSSYTFVYHIYEAAFVDFKMGISSAAAMVLFVIILVFTLIQFKMSKRWVHYEDQ
- a CDS encoding carbohydrate ABC transporter permease; translated protein: MKINDASVNPVPQAAVPLRKKKKISLLRILLHLVLIAGAFLMVAPFLWTISSSLKDMSQIFLVPPKWFPNPVNFQNYPNSLTAMPFAKAYFNSFYITAIVVLLNLLTCSMAAFAFAKMRFRGSNLLFILFLATMMIPKQVTMVPLYLIMDAFGWIDTHLSLIIPAGLFNAFGVFLLRQFIRGIPNEQIEAAVLDGANPARIYRSIILPLIKPALAAFGIFAFMGIWNSFLEPLIYLTTPEKFTVPLLLNTFKGLYFTDWSLMMAGTTISIIPVIIVYIFAQKQIIEGIALTGSKG